GCGGTTGAGCTGTCTTGTGGCTGAAACGGCAACTGCGAAGCGGCCGGATTTGAAACGTTTGTCGGGGGGATTAGCGGATACGGCGGCCAATACTTACTGCAACGGATGGAGTACGACTCAGCGTGGTGTCGATGTGCCAGATTTCGTTGGCGCACGAAGCTCGAATGCCGATTTTGGGCTTGGCTGGATAAACGCGTTGTCGGGGTCGGCGCCAGCTGTGAAGCCGGACCAAGCGGCGCCAGGTGTTCGCCGAAGCAAAGACCTTGCCGATTCGCTGGGCCAACCGGGCCAGCGTTCTGGTCGGCAAATGTCGGTACTCATCGGACGTGACCATGTCCCGGATCGCGTTGACTTCGTCCCGCGTGAATTGCTGCGGCGAGGATCGTGGACAGGACGCTTGGTCGGCCAGGCTGCAACGCGTCTCGTTGCTCCAGGCGTGGTACCTGGTGTGAGACAAGCCCACAATGCGGAGCACGGCACGCAGGGTGAAATGCGATCGGGAGCGGTCAATGGCTCTCAGCAGCCGTGTCTTAGCAATGCCTTACGGCAACCGCACGTTGGCCAGGGAAAAGCCCGCGACCTTAAGCAGCAGCGTAATCAGTCGCAGCAGCGAGACGAGGCAGTCAAGGCGACGACGGAGGGCCAGGACCTGTTGCTGCAGGTGAATGTGGTCTGGTTGGCGGCTGGCAACGTGACGACTGGCGCCGCCCTCGGCGCGAGCCAGCCTCGCGCCGTAGATCGGGGTACTCCGCGACGGACAGCCGCGTCGATGCTCTTGGTGTTGCAGACCATCTCTCGCAGGCGATGATCATAACGACGCTGGGTGCGGGTGGTTGAGGTCATGCCTCAATAATCACCCAAAACACGTTGGATTGAAATTCAATGGGGCAGTTAGAAGGGCAGTCCAAGTGGCGAGAACTCGCGCGAAAAGTCCCAAATGTCGTGACACGCAGCACGGAAGAGTGCCTAGTTGCTGTTCATTCCAGGAGACCGGCGAACAACTTGCAGAATCATCTTGTTCATAGCCGAAATAGCTCCTAGACTAGATCCATCAATGCCCGTTGATGCTTCCCGCCGGTTCGTAATCTCACCGCATTTGCCTGCCGAGGTCAACCATGCTCACGCTGTTCGGACGTCCCTTTAAATGTTGCGATAGAGTTTCCCGCCGTGACCTGATTCGCGTCGGCGGAATAGGCATGTGCGGGCTTTCCCTGGCTGGTTTGTTGCGAGCACGAGCCGCGGCCAAGGGAACCGAACGGCGAGCCACGTCGGTCATCTTTGTGGAGCTCGCGGGTGGCCCGACTCATATCGAAACCTACGATCCGAAGCCGAATGCGCCAATCGAATATCGCGGCCCGCTCGGCACGATCTCGACCAACCTGCCCGGTGTGCAGTTCAGCGAACTGATGGTTCAGCAGGCGCGAATCATGGCCAAACTGGCTGTCCTCCGCGCGGTGACCCACTCGTCGAGCAGCCACGGCACCTCGGCCCATCTGACGCAAACGGGCTACTATCTGCGCGATCCGCAGAGGCGAGAAAACGACATGCCGTGCGCCGGCTCGATCACCTCTCAGCTGCGCGGTCCAAATCAGATTGGTGTTCCAGCCTATGTTGCTATCCCGCAAGTCATGCGGTTCGGCGGCCCCGCTTATTTCGGCAAACGGTTCAGCCCGTTCGAAACCGGCGGCGATCCCGCCGCGAGCAAATTCGAGGTGAACAATCTGAGCCTCAACGCTTCGCTCAATCTGGAACGCTTGTCCGATCGTCGCTCGCTGCTCTCCGCGCTGGATGGACAGCGCCGCGCCGCCGACGCCCAAGGAACGGGTGCAGCCATCGATCATTTCAGTCGCGAAGCCTTCGACATGGTCACGGGCGATCGAGCCCGCCGGGCGTTCCAGATCGACGCGGAGAACGACACCACGCGCGACCGTTATGGCCGCCACACGACTGGACAGAGTTTGCTGCTGGCGCGGCGGCTCGTCGAAGCGGGAGTGACGTTTGTCACCGTTCGCGTGGGTGGCTGGGACGATCACGTGCAGATCGAACAGCGGATGAAGGACAAGGGCCCCGCCTACGACCAAGGGCTGGCCGCACTTATTGAGGACATCCACGAGCGGGGCCTCAATCGCGATGTGCTCGTTGTATCGATGGGCGAGTTCGGCCGCACGCCGCGAATCAACGCCAATGCAGGTCGCGATCACTGGGGCACTCTGATGAGCGTCGTGCTGGCCGGCGGCGGCTTGAAAGTCGGCCAGATTGTCGGCTCCTCGAACGACAAGGGAGAAACCCCGCAGGATCTTCCCTACCGCCCCGAAAACATCCTCGCCACGATCTATCGCCATCTGGGAATTGACCCGCAATCGACCTTCAACGATTTTTCCGGCCGGCCACGCTACATCCTGGAGAATCGCGCGTTCGTCAAAGAGTTGATTTGATTCACCGCGAGCAACCGTTCTGCCTGGAAAGGGACCACCGCGATGCTGAATCGTTCCCCATCGTCGGCCATAACCACCAGCCGCCGGCGACTGCTGCAGGGCGTGACCGCCGGCGTGCTGGGCTGCTCGTTGCCGAGTTTGCTGGCCGCCGAGTCTCAAGCAAAGTCCGTGCGACCGTCCGGCGCGCGGGCCCGCAACGTCCTCG
Above is a window of Anatilimnocola aggregata DNA encoding:
- a CDS encoding DUF1501 domain-containing protein gives rise to the protein MCGLSLAGLLRARAAAKGTERRATSVIFVELAGGPTHIETYDPKPNAPIEYRGPLGTISTNLPGVQFSELMVQQARIMAKLAVLRAVTHSSSSHGTSAHLTQTGYYLRDPQRRENDMPCAGSITSQLRGPNQIGVPAYVAIPQVMRFGGPAYFGKRFSPFETGGDPAASKFEVNNLSLNASLNLERLSDRRSLLSALDGQRRAADAQGTGAAIDHFSREAFDMVTGDRARRAFQIDAENDTTRDRYGRHTTGQSLLLARRLVEAGVTFVTVRVGGWDDHVQIEQRMKDKGPAYDQGLAALIEDIHERGLNRDVLVVSMGEFGRTPRINANAGRDHWGTLMSVVLAGGGLKVGQIVGSSNDKGETPQDLPYRPENILATIYRHLGIDPQSTFNDFSGRPRYILENRAFVKELI